One stretch of Paenibacillus sp. AN1007 DNA includes these proteins:
- a CDS encoding YezD family protein, whose translation MAKPLKVDEVWLDRIAGQLNDMEFGSLHIVVHEGQIVQMERTERRRFENTSSGSASKSGSTSRSTSSRSVRGSNASAKG comes from the coding sequence ATGGCTAAGCCGTTAAAAGTGGATGAGGTATGGTTGGACCGAATTGCCGGACAGCTGAATGACATGGAGTTTGGTTCACTGCACATCGTAGTACATGAGGGTCAGATTGTGCAGATGGAGCGAACGGAGCGCAGGCGTTTTGAAAATACGTCCTCAGGCAGCGCCTCCAAATCCGGCAGTACCTCTCGAAGTACCTCATCCCGTTCCGTTCGTGGATCAAATGCGAGTGCCAAAGGATAG